Genomic window (Candidatus Obscuribacterales bacterium):
CAGCCGCATGGTCTGCCGATGGGAGTGGCCCAGAAAGAGCGGCCTTGGGGCATCAGGTGCCTCTCTTCTCAAATTTTTCGGCCTACTATTACTTGGCCTCCCGAGACTATGGGCGCATTGATCGTCGGTCTCAAGGGGCGGCCTTTGGCTCTGGCATTGAGTCTCAGTTCCACAATTTTTCAGATGCCCTCAGCAACAGCCCATTCTCCGTTCGTGATTTGACCTTGAGTTTTGGCCTTTACTCCTTGGGCAACGATGTGCGTGGGCGAGACTGGTCTCTTTCAGGCACGAACGAAACCCGTTTCTATCAAGGAGGAAGGGTTGTTCTGAAGATCAATGGCCAGCCCATGGTGCAGGCGATCGCTCCCAAGCTCACCATGGCGATTAATTACAACACGATTAGTGAGTTCTTGGATGATCGCATTTTTGGGATGACGGAGCGCATTCCAAGATTCACTCTGGTCAATAACAGTTCTCCCCAAGTGCGATCGCTCGGGCGGGCTTTTTTGAACGATGTCTCGGAGTTTGGTGCGCGGTTTATTTTTGATAATTTTCAGCCTAGCAACCAGTTTGATTTTGCCCAAAATGGCCGGTTTGGAGGTTTCTTTGAGGTCACATCCATGCGCTTAGAAACTGGCGTGGCTGCTACCCGTCCCAGCTTAAACCGATTGGGCGTTCGTATAGTGGATGGCAATGCCCAACGTAATGCTCTAGGTGGCAGCCGGGGGGATGATGTGATTCGAGGGTTTGATGGCGATGATGTTTTGCGCGGCCAGGGA
Coding sequences:
- a CDS encoding calcium-binding protein; the protein is MAISLVSSRQGRFGAAAWSADGSGPERAALGHQVPLFSNFSAYYYLASRDYGRIDRRSQGAAFGSGIESQFHNFSDALSNSPFSVRDLTLSFGLYSLGNDVRGRDWSLSGTNETRFYQGGRVVLKINGQPMVQAIAPKLTMAINYNTISEFLDDRIFGMTERIPRFTLVNNSSPQVRSLGRAFLNDVSEFGARFIFDNFQPSNQFDFAQNGRFGGFFEVTSMRLETGVAATRPSLNRLGVRIVDGNAQRNALGGSRGDDVIRGFDGDDVLRGQGGNDLLIGGNGNDRLLGGIGNDRLEGGIGNDRLEGGDGNDILLGGSGNDILVGGGGNDVLIGGRGVDILSGGLGSNSFVYESVQEGGDRILDFNPQRDVLDFRTMLNSPEFGARNPFRQYVRLVQRGARTVVAIDVDGDARRGGFQTFVILDAVNQNAINARHVLV